The bacterium genome includes a region encoding these proteins:
- a CDS encoding M48 family metallopeptidase: MSSRTTFNPEEYLYPDDRQMMTRLESVRGLKEMATRFINEISEPWVSGQLAGTGVRASERQLPELHKQVYTLAASFGVPMPHVYIVSDSNLNAVTYGTGNQCFISLTNALYEQLSPQQLAFVLGHEIGHIHCRHVLYITMARWFFDDTKSRSDRNANELLTAIMDWMRTSEISADRAGLVACGDKDVACKALVAMVVGSRNLAEKIDVNEYIAEQALSLQFNPLALQRQNFESHPYMPFRIGELLEFADGTAYRQLSEKWRESMSFEEAAIDIKLY, from the coding sequence ATGAGTTCTCGCACAACTTTCAACCCGGAAGAGTATCTTTACCCAGATGATAGGCAGATGATGACGCGTTTAGAAAGCGTTAGGGGTCTCAAAGAAATGGCCACTCGCTTTATTAACGAAATCAGTGAGCCTTGGGTAAGTGGTCAACTAGCTGGAACTGGAGTTAGAGCCTCTGAAAGACAGTTACCTGAATTGCATAAGCAAGTGTATACGTTGGCAGCCTCTTTCGGTGTTCCTATGCCTCATGTCTACATTGTCAGCGATTCTAATCTTAACGCAGTAACTTATGGAACGGGAAATCAGTGCTTTATCTCCCTTACTAATGCTCTTTATGAGCAGTTGAGCCCGCAGCAACTCGCGTTTGTTCTGGGTCATGAAATTGGCCATATTCACTGTCGGCATGTTTTGTACATAACGATGGCGCGTTGGTTTTTTGATGATACGAAATCACGTTCTGATAGAAATGCAAACGAGTTACTTACGGCAATTATGGACTGGATGCGAACATCCGAGATATCGGCCGATAGGGCTGGGCTGGTTGCGTGCGGGGATAAAGATGTGGCCTGTAAAGCGTTGGTGGCGATGGTTGTTGGGAGCAGAAACCTAGCTGAGAAGATAGATGTTAACGAGTATATCGCAGAGCAAGCGCTTTCTCTCCAGTTCAATCCTTTAGCGTTGCAGCGACAAAACTTTGAGAGCCACCCCTATATGCCATTTCGGATTGGTGAATTGCTTGAATTTGCCGACGGAACTGCGTATCGTCAATTGTCAGAAAAGTGGCGCGAATCGATGTCCTTCGAGGAGGCCGCTATTGATATCAAGTTGTATTGA